The following coding sequences lie in one Calypte anna isolate BGI_N300 chromosome 7, bCalAnn1_v1.p, whole genome shotgun sequence genomic window:
- the TMEM237 gene encoding transmembrane protein 237 isoform X1, translated as MAARRTGSGACPPRALPPVPSRDQDEIPLSRPKKRKPKGKTPLDGIVQAAVRRQSESSEPLTPEPQEPPQRKRKKKKVPTDSETSFTEQNVASLFQNGNGVDVPEAEETVTRKQRKRPKKPRPAELQGSNELEVDEEDIIEDENRKSPDQQPVFAAPTGISQPVSKVFVEKNRRFQAADRAELIKTTENINVLLDVKASWTTRDVALSVHRSFRMIGLFTQGFLAGYAVWNIIVIYILAGNNLSSVSNLLEQYRTLAYPAQSLSYLLLSISTVSAFDRIDLAKASVALRGFLTLDPAAVASFLYFVALILTLSQQMTCDRVNLYTPPSDNGSIWMAGKEEDIVQPWVVVNLVVSILVGTSWIFLSYRPELDHSEELMFHAEIEEFPQGDMPRIQP; from the exons ATGGCGGCACGGCGGACAGGCTCCGGCGCG TGCCCGCCTCGTGCCCTCCCTCCAGTGCCAAG TAGAGACCAAG aTGAAATTCCACTCAGTCGTCCCAAAAAACGGAAACCCAAAGGAAAGACTCCACTAG ATGGCATCGTTCAGGCAGCAGTTCGCCGGCAGTCTGAAAGCAGCGAGCCCCTGACTCCTGAACCTCAGGAACCTCCTCAGAGGAAACGCAAGAAGAAGAAAGTACCTACTG ATTCTGAGACCTCTTTTACCGAGCAAAATGTTGCATCCCTGTTTCAGAATGGAAATGGTGTGGATGTTCCTGAAGCTGAAGAAACAGTAACCcgcaagcagagaaaaagaccAAA GAAACCTCGGCCAGCTGAATTGCAGGGTTCAAATGAGCTGGAAGTGGATGAGGAAGACATCATTGaggatgaaaacagaaagagcCCAGATCAGCAGCCTGTGTTTGCTGCTCCCACTGGAATTAGCCAGCCTGTTAGCAAAGTGTTTGTTGAAAAAAATC GACGTTTTCAGGCAGCTGATCGTGCAGAGTTGattaaaaccactgaaaatatCAATGTACTTCTGGATGTGAAGGCATCATGGACTACCAGAGATGTTGCCCTCTCTGTGCACCGAAGTTTCAG GATGATTGGACTCTTTACACAAGGCTTTCTTGCTGGGTATGCTGTCTGGAACATCATTGTTATCTACATTTTGGCAGGAAATAAtctttcttcagtttctaaCCTGCTCGAGCAGTATAGAACACTAGCATACCCAGCTCAAAGTTTGTCGTATTTGTTGCTGTCTATCAGTACAGTCTCAGCCTTCGACAG GATTGATTTGGCAAAAGCATCAGTTGCACTGAGGGGCTTCCTCACCTTAGATCCAGCAGCAGTAGCCTCTTTCT TGTACTTTGTTGCTCTTATCTTAACCTTAAGCCAGCAGATGACTTGCGACAGAGTTAACCTGTACACACCACCTTCAGACAATGGCAGCATCTG GATGGCAGGCAAAGAGGAAGACATTGTTCAGCCATGGGTTGTGGTGAATCTGGTAGTGTCTATTCTAGTTGGGACAAGTTGGATCTTCCTGTCATATCGACCTGAGCTAGACCACAGTGAAG aaCTGATGTTTCATGCTGAAATTGAAGAATTTCCCCAGGGAGATATGCCCAGAATCCAGCCATAG
- the TMEM237 gene encoding transmembrane protein 237 isoform X2, whose amino-acid sequence MAARRTGSGACPPRALPPVPRDQDEIPLSRPKKRKPKGKTPLDGIVQAAVRRQSESSEPLTPEPQEPPQRKRKKKKVPTDSETSFTEQNVASLFQNGNGVDVPEAEETVTRKQRKRPKKPRPAELQGSNELEVDEEDIIEDENRKSPDQQPVFAAPTGISQPVSKVFVEKNRRFQAADRAELIKTTENINVLLDVKASWTTRDVALSVHRSFRMIGLFTQGFLAGYAVWNIIVIYILAGNNLSSVSNLLEQYRTLAYPAQSLSYLLLSISTVSAFDRIDLAKASVALRGFLTLDPAAVASFLYFVALILTLSQQMTCDRVNLYTPPSDNGSIWMAGKEEDIVQPWVVVNLVVSILVGTSWIFLSYRPELDHSEELMFHAEIEEFPQGDMPRIQP is encoded by the exons ATGGCGGCACGGCGGACAGGCTCCGGCGCG TGCCCGCCTCGTGCCCTCCCTCCAGTGCCAAG AGACCAAG aTGAAATTCCACTCAGTCGTCCCAAAAAACGGAAACCCAAAGGAAAGACTCCACTAG ATGGCATCGTTCAGGCAGCAGTTCGCCGGCAGTCTGAAAGCAGCGAGCCCCTGACTCCTGAACCTCAGGAACCTCCTCAGAGGAAACGCAAGAAGAAGAAAGTACCTACTG ATTCTGAGACCTCTTTTACCGAGCAAAATGTTGCATCCCTGTTTCAGAATGGAAATGGTGTGGATGTTCCTGAAGCTGAAGAAACAGTAACCcgcaagcagagaaaaagaccAAA GAAACCTCGGCCAGCTGAATTGCAGGGTTCAAATGAGCTGGAAGTGGATGAGGAAGACATCATTGaggatgaaaacagaaagagcCCAGATCAGCAGCCTGTGTTTGCTGCTCCCACTGGAATTAGCCAGCCTGTTAGCAAAGTGTTTGTTGAAAAAAATC GACGTTTTCAGGCAGCTGATCGTGCAGAGTTGattaaaaccactgaaaatatCAATGTACTTCTGGATGTGAAGGCATCATGGACTACCAGAGATGTTGCCCTCTCTGTGCACCGAAGTTTCAG GATGATTGGACTCTTTACACAAGGCTTTCTTGCTGGGTATGCTGTCTGGAACATCATTGTTATCTACATTTTGGCAGGAAATAAtctttcttcagtttctaaCCTGCTCGAGCAGTATAGAACACTAGCATACCCAGCTCAAAGTTTGTCGTATTTGTTGCTGTCTATCAGTACAGTCTCAGCCTTCGACAG GATTGATTTGGCAAAAGCATCAGTTGCACTGAGGGGCTTCCTCACCTTAGATCCAGCAGCAGTAGCCTCTTTCT TGTACTTTGTTGCTCTTATCTTAACCTTAAGCCAGCAGATGACTTGCGACAGAGTTAACCTGTACACACCACCTTCAGACAATGGCAGCATCTG GATGGCAGGCAAAGAGGAAGACATTGTTCAGCCATGGGTTGTGGTGAATCTGGTAGTGTCTATTCTAGTTGGGACAAGTTGGATCTTCCTGTCATATCGACCTGAGCTAGACCACAGTGAAG aaCTGATGTTTCATGCTGAAATTGAAGAATTTCCCCAGGGAGATATGCCCAGAATCCAGCCATAG
- the STRADB gene encoding STE20-related kinase adapter protein beta isoform X1 encodes MSCLDCSCILRTPVETIGPEELSQSSIHDCLADSDLAWIPPSTARNEMVFCSSSASHYELQLQIGRRFNNLTSVYLARHTPTGMQVAVRITDLENCSEEHLKALQNEVVLSHFFQHPNIMTLWTVFTAGSWLWVISPFMAYGSARHLLKTYFPEGMSEALIGNILFGAIRGLNYMHQNGYIHRNIKASHILISGDGLVSLSGLNNLYSLVNNGQKSKMVYDFPQFSTSVLPWLSPELLRQDLSGYNMKSDIYSVGITACELANGHVPFQNMPRTQMLLQKLKGPTYCPWDINTFPRGESRMKNSRSGVDSGIGESMTRTITSERLQIPFSKTFSPAFHNLVELCLQQDPEKRPSASSLLSHTFFKQIKEQTQNSLLSLLPPPIQNNRSEFLALPSTAVGTELGHVTANQDDTDWEF; translated from the exons ATGTCTTGCTTG GACTGTTCCTGTATTCTACGTACACCAGTTGAAACAATCGGACCAGAAGAGCTATCTCAGAGCAGCATCCATGACTGCCTG GCTGACTCTGATCTAGCCTGGATCCCCCCGTCTACTGCAAGGAATGAAATGGTATTTTGTTCTTCCAGTGCCTCTCACTATGAACTTCAGCTGCAAATAG GAAGGAGGTTCAACAACTTAACTTCAGTCTACCTTGCACGGCATACACCTACAGGCATGCAAGTTGCTGTAAGGATCACAGACCTAGAAAACTGCTCTGAAGAGCATTTGAAAGCCTTGCAG AATGAGGTGGTTTTATCCCACTTTTTCCAGCATCCCAACATAATGACACTTTGGACAGTGTTTACAGCTGGTAGTTGGCTTTGGGTCATCTCCCCATTCATGGCCTATG GTTCAGCTAGACACCTGCTGAAGACTTACTTTCCTGAAGGGATGAGTGAAGCTTTGATAGGGAACATACTATTTGGTGCTATCAGAGGATTAAATTACATGCACCAGAATGGCTACATTCACAG GAATATTAAAGCTAGCCACATTCTGATTTCAGGGGATGGGCTGGTTTCTCTCTCTGGCTTAAACAACCTCTACAGTTTAGTTAACAATGGACAAAAGTCAAAGATGGTATATGATTTCCCCCAATTTAGTACATCTGTCCTTCCTTGGCTGAGTCCTGAACTACTGAGACAG GATTTGTCTGGGTATAACATGAAGTCTGATATTTACAGTGTGGGAATTACAGCATGTGAATTAGCAAACGGACACGTTCCATTTCAAAATATGCCTCGCACTCAG atgctgctgcagaagctgaaagGTCCCACATATTGTCCTTGGGATATAAATACCTTTCCCCGTGGGGAATCCAGGATGAAGAATTCCCGATCAGGTGTTGATTCTGGAATTGGTGAAAGCATGACACGCACAATAACCAGTGAAAGACTACAAATTCccttttccaaaacattttcacCTGCTTTCCACAACTTGGTAGAACTCTGCTTGCAACAGGACCCTGAGAAAAG GCCATCAGCAAGCAGTTTGCTTTCACATACATTCTTCAAACAG aTAAAAGAGCAAACCCAGAATTCACTACTGTCTCTACTACCACCTCCAATTCAAAACAACAGGTCAGAGTTCTTAGCACTGCCCTCAACAGCAGTTGGGACTGAACTTGGACATGTTACTGCAAATCAAGATGATACAGACTGGGAATTCTAA
- the STRADB gene encoding STE20-related kinase adapter protein beta isoform X2 yields the protein MSCLDCSCILRTPVETIGPEELSQSSIHDCLADSDLAWIPPSTARNEMVFCSSSASHYELQLQIGRRFNNLTSVYLARHTPTGMQVAVRITDLENCSEEHLKALQHPNIMTLWTVFTAGSWLWVISPFMAYGSARHLLKTYFPEGMSEALIGNILFGAIRGLNYMHQNGYIHRNIKASHILISGDGLVSLSGLNNLYSLVNNGQKSKMVYDFPQFSTSVLPWLSPELLRQDLSGYNMKSDIYSVGITACELANGHVPFQNMPRTQMLLQKLKGPTYCPWDINTFPRGESRMKNSRSGVDSGIGESMTRTITSERLQIPFSKTFSPAFHNLVELCLQQDPEKRPSASSLLSHTFFKQIKEQTQNSLLSLLPPPIQNNRSEFLALPSTAVGTELGHVTANQDDTDWEF from the exons ATGTCTTGCTTG GACTGTTCCTGTATTCTACGTACACCAGTTGAAACAATCGGACCAGAAGAGCTATCTCAGAGCAGCATCCATGACTGCCTG GCTGACTCTGATCTAGCCTGGATCCCCCCGTCTACTGCAAGGAATGAAATGGTATTTTGTTCTTCCAGTGCCTCTCACTATGAACTTCAGCTGCAAATAG GAAGGAGGTTCAACAACTTAACTTCAGTCTACCTTGCACGGCATACACCTACAGGCATGCAAGTTGCTGTAAGGATCACAGACCTAGAAAACTGCTCTGAAGAGCATTTGAAAGCCTTGCAG CATCCCAACATAATGACACTTTGGACAGTGTTTACAGCTGGTAGTTGGCTTTGGGTCATCTCCCCATTCATGGCCTATG GTTCAGCTAGACACCTGCTGAAGACTTACTTTCCTGAAGGGATGAGTGAAGCTTTGATAGGGAACATACTATTTGGTGCTATCAGAGGATTAAATTACATGCACCAGAATGGCTACATTCACAG GAATATTAAAGCTAGCCACATTCTGATTTCAGGGGATGGGCTGGTTTCTCTCTCTGGCTTAAACAACCTCTACAGTTTAGTTAACAATGGACAAAAGTCAAAGATGGTATATGATTTCCCCCAATTTAGTACATCTGTCCTTCCTTGGCTGAGTCCTGAACTACTGAGACAG GATTTGTCTGGGTATAACATGAAGTCTGATATTTACAGTGTGGGAATTACAGCATGTGAATTAGCAAACGGACACGTTCCATTTCAAAATATGCCTCGCACTCAG atgctgctgcagaagctgaaagGTCCCACATATTGTCCTTGGGATATAAATACCTTTCCCCGTGGGGAATCCAGGATGAAGAATTCCCGATCAGGTGTTGATTCTGGAATTGGTGAAAGCATGACACGCACAATAACCAGTGAAAGACTACAAATTCccttttccaaaacattttcacCTGCTTTCCACAACTTGGTAGAACTCTGCTTGCAACAGGACCCTGAGAAAAG GCCATCAGCAAGCAGTTTGCTTTCACATACATTCTTCAAACAG aTAAAAGAGCAAACCCAGAATTCACTACTGTCTCTACTACCACCTCCAATTCAAAACAACAGGTCAGAGTTCTTAGCACTGCCCTCAACAGCAGTTGGGACTGAACTTGGACATGTTACTGCAAATCAAGATGATACAGACTGGGAATTCTAA
- the TMEM237 gene encoding transmembrane protein 237 isoform X3: MECPHPSPCARLVPSLQCQDEIPLSRPKKRKPKGKTPLDGIVQAAVRRQSESSEPLTPEPQEPPQRKRKKKKVPTDSETSFTEQNVASLFQNGNGVDVPEAEETVTRKQRKRPKKPRPAELQGSNELEVDEEDIIEDENRKSPDQQPVFAAPTGISQPVSKVFVEKNRRFQAADRAELIKTTENINVLLDVKASWTTRDVALSVHRSFRMIGLFTQGFLAGYAVWNIIVIYILAGNNLSSVSNLLEQYRTLAYPAQSLSYLLLSISTVSAFDRIDLAKASVALRGFLTLDPAAVASFLYFVALILTLSQQMTCDRVNLYTPPSDNGSIWMAGKEEDIVQPWVVVNLVVSILVGTSWIFLSYRPELDHSEELMFHAEIEEFPQGDMPRIQP; the protein is encoded by the exons ATGGAGTGCCCTCACCCCTCACCTTG TGCCCGCCTCGTGCCCTCCCTCCAGTGCCAAG aTGAAATTCCACTCAGTCGTCCCAAAAAACGGAAACCCAAAGGAAAGACTCCACTAG ATGGCATCGTTCAGGCAGCAGTTCGCCGGCAGTCTGAAAGCAGCGAGCCCCTGACTCCTGAACCTCAGGAACCTCCTCAGAGGAAACGCAAGAAGAAGAAAGTACCTACTG ATTCTGAGACCTCTTTTACCGAGCAAAATGTTGCATCCCTGTTTCAGAATGGAAATGGTGTGGATGTTCCTGAAGCTGAAGAAACAGTAACCcgcaagcagagaaaaagaccAAA GAAACCTCGGCCAGCTGAATTGCAGGGTTCAAATGAGCTGGAAGTGGATGAGGAAGACATCATTGaggatgaaaacagaaagagcCCAGATCAGCAGCCTGTGTTTGCTGCTCCCACTGGAATTAGCCAGCCTGTTAGCAAAGTGTTTGTTGAAAAAAATC GACGTTTTCAGGCAGCTGATCGTGCAGAGTTGattaaaaccactgaaaatatCAATGTACTTCTGGATGTGAAGGCATCATGGACTACCAGAGATGTTGCCCTCTCTGTGCACCGAAGTTTCAG GATGATTGGACTCTTTACACAAGGCTTTCTTGCTGGGTATGCTGTCTGGAACATCATTGTTATCTACATTTTGGCAGGAAATAAtctttcttcagtttctaaCCTGCTCGAGCAGTATAGAACACTAGCATACCCAGCTCAAAGTTTGTCGTATTTGTTGCTGTCTATCAGTACAGTCTCAGCCTTCGACAG GATTGATTTGGCAAAAGCATCAGTTGCACTGAGGGGCTTCCTCACCTTAGATCCAGCAGCAGTAGCCTCTTTCT TGTACTTTGTTGCTCTTATCTTAACCTTAAGCCAGCAGATGACTTGCGACAGAGTTAACCTGTACACACCACCTTCAGACAATGGCAGCATCTG GATGGCAGGCAAAGAGGAAGACATTGTTCAGCCATGGGTTGTGGTGAATCTGGTAGTGTCTATTCTAGTTGGGACAAGTTGGATCTTCCTGTCATATCGACCTGAGCTAGACCACAGTGAAG aaCTGATGTTTCATGCTGAAATTGAAGAATTTCCCCAGGGAGATATGCCCAGAATCCAGCCATAG